Proteins encoded by one window of Antechinus flavipes isolate AdamAnt ecotype Samford, QLD, Australia chromosome 4, AdamAnt_v2, whole genome shotgun sequence:
- the MRPL12 gene encoding 39S ribosomal protein L12, mitochondrial encodes MLAAAAHPLRGPCLRFRAAALLQNRLPLLGVCALRPMRTSCHRRRSDTLAEATLDNAPKQYPPKIQQLVQDIAGLTLLEISDLNELLKKTLKIQDVVPMGGMVPSAATAKVVPEAAEEEEMPKQKERTHFTVKLTEAKPVDKVKLIKEIKNYIQGINLVQAKKLVESLPQEIKANVAKSEAEKIKAALEAAGGTVILE; translated from the exons ATGCTGGCCGCGGCTGCTCACCCCTTGCGGGGTCCCTGCTTGAGGTTCCGGGCCGCGGCCCTGCTCCAGAACAG GCTGCCATTATTGGGTGTTTGTGCCCTGAGGCCCATGAGAACCAGCTGTCATCGAAGAAGAAGTGATACTCTGGCTGAAGCCACTCTGGACAATGCTCCCAAGCAGTACCCTCCTAAGATTCAGCAGTTAGTACAGGACATCGCTGGCCTTACTCTACTGGAAATCTCTGATCTCAACGAGTTACTGAAG AAAACATTGAAGATTCAGGATGTGGTGCCAATGGGTGGCATGGTACCAAGTGCTGCCACTGCAAAGGTAGTTCCTGAG GcagcagaagaggaagaaatgccCAAGCAGAAGGAACGAACACATTTCACTGTTAAGCTGACAGAAGCCAAGCCTGTGGATAAAGTGAAACTaatcaaggaaataaagaattacaTTCAAGGCATAAACCTTGTTCAG GCAAAGAAGCTGGTAGAGTCTTTACCCCAGGAAATCAAAGCCAATGTTGCCAAATCAGAAGCAGAGAAGATTAAAGCAGCCTTGGAAGCAGCTGGTGGCACTGTGATTTTGGAGTAG